A genomic window from Erythrobacter sp. BLCC-B19 includes:
- a CDS encoding FecR family protein, protein MKPDLPIHDAALHWALQTGEPDFADWDAFTAWLEADPAHGRAYDAAQVALDEAAALVPASETEPVAANDNAPGWLSGGRAWLGGAVAAALVLATTFLIGFWPQGEALYVTAPGETRLIALDDGSSVTLGGGSRLTIEGARAARLESGQALFTIRHDAADPFVLQAGATRLVDAGTVFDVRMVGTSLDVAVAEGAVIIDPQAQGVRVDAGQRAVGTDGVFRVDRFDAASVGEWSRGRITFQNATLADIAADLTRATGTTFTSTDSATRLSGSIALDAVKADPRALEGLLGVRVRPRTDGEGEGWVIAAR, encoded by the coding sequence ATGAAACCTGACCTGCCAATCCACGATGCCGCCCTCCACTGGGCGCTGCAGACGGGCGAGCCCGATTTTGCCGATTGGGATGCCTTTACGGCATGGCTGGAGGCCGATCCGGCGCATGGGCGGGCCTATGACGCCGCACAGGTCGCGCTGGATGAGGCGGCAGCGCTGGTTCCTGCGAGCGAAACCGAACCTGTCGCCGCCAATGACAACGCCCCCGGCTGGCTTTCAGGCGGGCGGGCGTGGCTCGGCGGGGCGGTGGCAGCTGCACTGGTGCTGGCCACGACCTTTCTGATCGGGTTCTGGCCGCAGGGCGAGGCGCTGTATGTCACCGCGCCGGGCGAGACCCGGCTGATTGCGCTGGACGATGGCAGCAGCGTGACGCTCGGCGGGGGTAGCCGCCTGACCATCGAAGGCGCGCGCGCGGCGCGGCTGGAGAGCGGGCAGGCGCTCTTCACCATCCGCCATGACGCGGCCGATCCTTTCGTGCTGCAAGCTGGCGCGACCCGGCTGGTCGATGCGGGGACAGTGTTCGATGTGCGGATGGTCGGCACCAGTCTCGATGTCGCCGTGGCCGAGGGCGCGGTGATCATCGACCCGCAGGCGCAAGGCGTGAGGGTGGACGCGGGCCAGCGCGCGGTCGGCACTGACGGCGTGTTTCGCGTCGACCGGTTCGATGCTGCCTCGGTGGGCGAATGGAGCCGCGGGCGGATCACCTTCCAGAACGCGACCCTCGCCGACATCGCTGCCGATCTGACCCGCGCGACCGGCACGACCTTCACCAGCACCGACAGCGCCACGCGCCTGTCAGGCAGTATCGCGCTCGATGCGGTAAAGGCCGATCCGCGCGCGCTGGAAGGGCTGCTGGGTGTCCGGGTGCGTCCGCGCACGGATGGCGAGGGGGAGGGCTGGGTGATCGCTGC
- a CDS encoding RNA polymerase sigma factor — translation MSRPPISPSASLEEAFLAQSERLLRFVRARGAGEAAEDIVQELWLRLAAAPDPVAAAQIGYMMRAADRLMIDRYRSQRQARAREQAWAELQPGLADNIAPAPAPDRAIAARQQVAAVQTALDAIGPRVAAILRRHRIDGVSQRDIAAEFGISLSTVESDLRRAYAAILEVRRTLDEA, via the coding sequence GTGTCCCGGCCACCCATTTCCCCTTCCGCCTCGCTCGAAGAGGCCTTTCTGGCGCAGAGCGAACGGCTGCTGCGCTTCGTGCGTGCGCGCGGGGCAGGTGAAGCGGCGGAGGACATTGTGCAGGAACTGTGGCTGCGGCTCGCGGCTGCGCCCGATCCGGTGGCAGCGGCGCAGATCGGTTACATGATGCGCGCGGCTGACCGGCTGATGATCGACCGCTATCGCTCGCAGCGGCAGGCGCGCGCGCGGGAACAGGCCTGGGCCGAGCTGCAGCCGGGCCTTGCCGACAACATCGCCCCGGCGCCCGCGCCCGACCGCGCCATCGCCGCGCGCCAACAGGTCGCCGCGGTTCAGACGGCGCTGGATGCGATCGGTCCGCGTGTCGCCGCAATCCTGCGCCGCCACCGGATCGATGGTGTCAGCCAGCGCGACATCGCCGCCGAATTCGGCATCAGCCTGAGCACGGTAGAGAGCGACTTGCGACGCGCCTACGCCGCCATCCTCGAAGTCAGGAGGACGCTCGATGAGGCTTGA